A genome region from Synchiropus splendidus isolate RoL2022-P1 chromosome 5, RoL_Sspl_1.0, whole genome shotgun sequence includes the following:
- the tdp1 gene encoding tyrosyl-DNA phosphodiesterase 1, with protein sequence MSQDSQHGKWSISSSDDDDDDHKLTPSGKATLRSPASPLPLPRSPPSPPDPQLQVKSERNGAPLSSLQIGSAARQAAAQNQLNPVTFASSPSVKRKKEALEGSGWALSDSDDDGGDDVKKVHSAPKRKPPSKKAEQERPPSPHGRLYYMDEPADFFESSLPRLSDTYRFYLNKVTGLDRKFNTGALHIRDILSPLFGTLKESVQFNYCFDVAWMVQQYPPEFRDRPVLIVHGDKREAKARLVQQAKPFPHVRFCQAKLDITFGTHHTKMMLLWYQEGFRVVITTSNLIRADWYQKTQGMWMSPLFPRLPDGSGAGAGESPTFFKRDLLDYLASYRAPELEEWIQRIKEHDLSETRVHLVASTPGRYTGPDLDRWGHLRLRKLLYQHTEPVPAEDQWPVLAQFSSIGSLGLDRSKWLAGEFQRTLTTLGKSSQRPDPPVHLLYPAVEDVRSSLEGYPAGGSLPYSIQTAQKQLWLHSYFHRWQADATGRTRAMPHIKTYMRTSPDFGRLAWFLVTSANLSKAAWGALEKNNTQLMVRSYELGVLFLPSAFNMDTFPVQRNPFPVSSSSSSSGFPVPFDLPPTAYSSKDQPWIWNIPYSQVPDTHGNVWVPS encoded by the exons ATGTCTCAGGACAGTCAACATGGCAAGTGGTCCATCTCCAGCAgcgacgacgacgatgacgacCACAAGCTGACTCCGTCAGGAAAAGCCACGCTCCGGTCTCCAGCGTCCCCCCTACCTCTCCCCCGCAGCCCCCCCTCTCCTCCGGACCCGCAGCTGCAGGTGAAGTCGGAGCGCAACGGCGCGCCACTCTCCTCGCTCCAGATTGGCTCCGCGGCCAGACAAGCCGCGGCCCAGAACCAGTTGAACCCAGTCACGTTTGCGTCCAGTCCAtctgtgaagaggaagaaggaggcGCTAGAGGGCTCCGGGTGGGCTCTGTCcgacagtgatgatgatggtggtgatgatgtgaAGAAGGTCCACAGCGCCCCCAAAAGGAAGCCCCCCAGCAAGAAGGCGGAGCAAGAGCGCCCCCCGAGTCCTCACGGCCGGCTCTACTACATGGACGAGCCGGCCGACTTCTTCGAGTCCAGTCTCCCGCGTCTGAGCGACACCTACAGGTTTTACCTCAACAAGGTGACGGGGCTGGACAGGAAGTTCAACACCGGAGCGCTGCACATCAGAG ACATCCTCTCGCCACTGTTTGGGACGCTGAAGGAGTCGGTGCAG TTCAACTACTGTTTTGACGTCGCCTGGATGGTGCAGCAGTACCCCCCCGAGTTCAG GGATCGTCCCGTCCTGATCGTGCACGGCGACAAGCGGGAGGCCAAGGCCCGGCTGGTGCAGCAGGCCAAGCCCTTCCCTCACGTCCGCTTCTGCCAG GCCAAGCTGGACATCACCTTCGGCACGCACCACAC GAAGATGATGCTGCTGTGGTACCAGGAAGGATTCCGGGTGGTCATCACTACCTCAAACCTCATCAGAGCCGACTGGTACCAGAAGACTCAAGG CATGTGGATGAGTCCTCTGTTCCCACGGCTACCGGACGGCAGTGGCGCTGGCGCCGGCGAGTCCCCCACCTTCTTCAAAAGGGACCTGCTGGATTACCTGGCATCGTACAGGGCTCCTGAGCTGGAGGAGTGGATCCAGAGGATCAAAGAGCACGACCTCTCAGAAACCAG ggTCCACCTGGTGGCCTCCACTCCAGGGCGCTACACCGGTCCAGACCTGGATCGCTGGGGCCACCTGCGGCTGAGGAAG CTGCTGTACCAGCACACGGAGCCTGTTCCTGCCGAGGACCAGTGGCCGGTTCTGGCTCAGTTCTCCAGCATCGGTTCCTTGGGCCTGGACAGGAGCAAGTGGCTGGCTGGGGAGTTCCAGCGCACCTTGACCACCCTGGGCAAGTCCTCCCAGCGCCCGGACCCGCCCGTCCACCTG CTCTACCCTGCCGTGGAGGACGTGAGGAGCAGTCTGGAAGGCTACCCAG CCGGCGGCTCGCTCCCCTACAGCATCCAGACGGCTCAGAAGCAGCTCTGGCTTCACTCCTACTTCCA ccgcTGGCAGGCCGACGCCACAGGGAGGACTCGCGCCATGCCGCACATCAAGACCTACATGAGGACGTCCCCGGACTTCGGCCGGCTGGCCTGGTTCCTGGTCACCAG CGCTAACTTGTCCAAAGCAGCGTGGGGCGCCCTGGAAAAGAACAACACCCAGCTGATGGTCCGCTCCTACGAGCTCGGGGTTCTCTTCCTGCCCTCGGCCTTC